Proteins found in one Thermaerobacter subterraneus DSM 13965 genomic segment:
- a CDS encoding ABC-2 family transporter protein has product MLKYWICYSRTSVSVFLRLQWAFRESVVFWLLSDFLSPVIYFLVWSQVVSVPHQQLATYYVSVILTRQFVEEWIVWAMAPEIEAERFDPQMIKPVSPLIHYFTSNVAHKVFKAPLFILLLLTLVWMRGPSSQALVEAVIYVWTCVVGLVILHLLGYTIAILGFVVRRVTHIYTVVDGLRVLFSGEFAPVIFFPDFLQSAALFSPHWWAIGLPIQIISGSTPSAALPLALVVQFGVAVIMAVVQTWVSRWALNRWAG; this is encoded by the coding sequence GTGTTAAAGTATTGGATTTGTTATTCCCGAACGTCTGTGTCTGTCTTTTTACGTCTCCAATGGGCGTTTCGCGAGTCGGTCGTGTTCTGGCTCTTAAGCGACTTTCTTTCACCCGTGATCTACTTTCTTGTTTGGAGTCAAGTTGTTTCAGTTCCACACCAGCAACTGGCAACTTACTACGTAAGCGTCATTTTAACAAGGCAATTCGTGGAGGAATGGATAGTTTGGGCGATGGCACCCGAGATTGAGGCAGAGCGGTTTGATCCACAGATGATTAAGCCCGTGTCTCCTCTTATTCACTACTTTACGTCCAACGTGGCTCATAAGGTATTTAAGGCTCCTCTATTCATTCTATTGTTGTTGACGTTGGTGTGGATGCGCGGCCCGTCATCGCAGGCCCTAGTCGAGGCGGTCATATATGTATGGACGTGCGTTGTTGGTCTTGTGATTCTGCACCTACTGGGGTATACAATAGCAATACTTGGTTTTGTGGTGCGGCGGGTTACGCATATCTATACCGTCGTCGACGGGTTGCGTGTCCTATTTTCGGGCGAGTTTGCGCCAGTTATCTTTTTTCCGGATTTTCTTCAATCAGCTGCCCTTTTTTCACCGCATTGGTGGGCAATTGGGCTCCCGATCCAAATCATATCGGGCTCGACACCTTCGGCAGCACTACCGCTAGCCTTGGTCGTGCAGTTTGGCGTCGCGGTCATCATGGCGGTTGTCCAGACATGGGTTTCACGCTGGGCCCTGAATCGGTGGGCAGGATGA
- a CDS encoding UPF0236 family transposase-like protein, with protein sequence MPYHRAAAVLGELTAGQAPARAMTVWRAAQRAGRRLEEAAERLRRSVFVGGQVPEGGRRSAQLHAEADEVYLRGREQAEQACYLGGDGAHWVKQGLQYFPRACYRLAPFHRRRAFREALSPSEEVYGRVCRAIKAGDWAGVESALRQALRGRRGPARQRLLRLRGYLRENWDGIVASGEAPRLGTIEAEVFHVLARRMKRHGARWSDRGADHLARLLSERFDPQCRAVLSGRLLQVSPSVRRGTRQAVQRVIGQLEEDPTRWLRARIPALTGPQADKPWVQVLRHVTHARAPVA encoded by the coding sequence ATGCCGTATCACCGGGCGGCGGCGGTGCTGGGGGAGCTGACGGCGGGGCAGGCGCCGGCGCGGGCGATGACGGTGTGGCGGGCGGCGCAGCGGGCGGGGCGCCGGCTGGAGGAGGCGGCGGAGCGGTTGCGCCGGTCCGTGTTCGTGGGGGGTCAGGTTCCTGAAGGCGGGCGCCGGAGCGCGCAGCTGCATGCCGAAGCGGACGAGGTCTATCTACGGGGCCGGGAGCAAGCGGAGCAGGCCTGTTACCTCGGAGGCGATGGGGCGCATTGGGTCAAGCAGGGGCTGCAGTATTTCCCCCGCGCGTGTTACCGGCTGGCTCCGTTCCATCGGCGGCGAGCGTTCCGGGAGGCGTTATCGCCCTCCGAGGAGGTTTACGGCCGGGTTTGCCGGGCCATCAAGGCGGGGGATTGGGCGGGCGTGGAGTCGGCGCTTCGCCAGGCGCTACGGGGGCGGCGCGGTCCGGCTCGGCAACGCTTGTTGCGGCTACGGGGCTACTTGCGGGAGAACTGGGACGGGATTGTGGCTTCTGGGGAAGCTCCGCGGCTGGGGACGATCGAAGCGGAAGTCTTTCACGTCCTTGCGCGACGGATGAAACGGCATGGTGCGCGTTGGAGTGATCGAGGCGCCGACCACCTGGCGCGGCTCTTGAGCGAGCGTTTTGATCCTCAATGCCGCGCGGTCCTTAGCGGCCGGCTCTTGCAGGTATCGCCCTCCGTACGGCGGGGGACACGCCAGGCCGTCCAGCGAGTGATTGGCCAGCTTGAGGAGGACCCAACCCGCTGGTTACGTGCCCGGATCCCGGCGCTCACCGGGCCACAGGCGGATAAACCCTGGGTTCAGGTGCTGCGTCACGTTACTCACGCCCGCGCACCGGTGGCTTGA
- a CDS encoding UPF0236 family transposase-like protein yields MISIHAVRELFLQTLEELAELITQEQSFGELEEAVQRLTGQVTLRVLELVLAGIDERLMRERVLDTPLGELRVKRRDYRDRATGQGVFLLDEALGLESGGRPRRCRITGRRRCWGS; encoded by the coding sequence ATGATCAGCATACACGCTGTGCGGGAACTTTTCCTTCAGACGTTGGAGGAACTGGCGGAGCTCATCACCCAGGAACAGTCGTTTGGGGAACTGGAGGAAGCCGTGCAACGGCTCACGGGCCAGGTCACGCTTCGTGTCTTGGAGTTGGTGTTGGCGGGCATCGATGAGCGGCTGATGCGAGAGCGGGTCCTGGACACACCGCTGGGCGAGTTACGGGTGAAGCGACGCGACTACCGGGACCGGGCGACGGGTCAGGGTGTGTTCTTGCTGGATGAAGCCCTGGGCTTGGAATCCGGCGGCAGGCCACGGAGATGCCGTATCACCGGGCGGCGGCGGTGCTGGGGGAGCTGA
- a CDS encoding ABC transporter ATP-binding protein, translating into MLIRLNSVSKSFRSRKVPTSPREWVRYHILGRHLRVTALDNVTFNVNPGEIVILLGPNGAGKTTTLRLIAGILAPDSGAVNVLGHVPHKRERTLLKKIGFVMAHCSQLIWDLRPLDSYELHAAMYDIDRQAFKRRLALYSDLLQLDASILDRRVRELSLGQRMRCELVMQLLHEPKALLLDEPTQGIDVYAQRIVRDAFVRYARETSAALLITSHAVEDITIADRVVVLSKGKVVFDGKFSSLLEWIDDSTVIRFRFDGEIPNLPRVIRGHAVEYDEKDRCIIRVQKHQVPEVVGHLLTVARIKELSIERPSVADVVSKLYKQL; encoded by the coding sequence GTGTTGATACGCCTAAACTCTGTTTCGAAATCATTTCGTTCTCGCAAGGTTCCGACGTCCCCACGCGAATGGGTGCGCTACCATATTCTCGGCCGCCACCTTCGAGTCACTGCCCTTGATAATGTTACATTTAATGTAAATCCAGGAGAGATTGTCATCTTGCTAGGGCCAAACGGAGCTGGGAAGACGACGACACTACGGCTAATTGCGGGGATTCTGGCCCCGGATTCCGGTGCGGTCAACGTGCTCGGTCACGTTCCGCATAAACGCGAGAGGACGCTACTCAAAAAAATTGGTTTTGTCATGGCCCACTGCAGTCAGTTAATATGGGACCTTCGACCGCTGGACTCATATGAACTGCATGCTGCAATGTATGATATCGACCGGCAAGCCTTTAAACGGCGCCTCGCTTTGTATTCAGACCTTCTCCAATTAGATGCCAGCATTTTGGACAGGCGTGTTCGGGAGCTATCTCTCGGTCAACGTATGCGCTGTGAATTGGTAATGCAGTTGCTTCACGAACCCAAAGCGTTGTTATTAGATGAACCAACTCAGGGGATCGACGTCTACGCCCAGAGGATTGTACGTGATGCATTTGTCCGGTATGCAAGGGAAACCTCGGCAGCCTTGCTGATTACAAGCCATGCCGTTGAAGACATAACCATTGCGGACAGGGTAGTTGTCCTATCCAAGGGTAAAGTTGTGTTTGATGGAAAGTTCAGCTCTTTGCTGGAATGGATTGATGATTCAACGGTGATTCGATTCCGCTTTGACGGGGAGATCCCGAACCTTCCACGCGTGATCCGCGGACATGCAGTGGAATACGATGAAAAGGACAGATGCATCATCCGGGTCCAAAAGCATCAGGTTCCCGAAGTTGTTGGTCATCTCTTAACGGTCGCTCGCATCAAGGAATTAAGCATTGAGAGACCCTCGGTAGCCGATGTTGTGAGTAAGTTATACAAACAATTATGA
- a CDS encoding nitroreductase family protein — protein sequence MEPGRASRKYVRPDVPGRDWLAHPLPALLLWCRESGLRNWDDFLWYEAVGHGWCFSGCRGTTLRTTIKGRALGLDWAQKAPVLIAIGSIFWRSTIKYGENGYRFAILEVGHVSQLIHLAAVSFGLGTCPIGGYKEHALNYYLGLDSETESIIAVIAIGYPVSNR from the coding sequence GTGGAGCCTGGACGAGCATCCAGGAAATACGTCCGCCCCGACGTGCCGGGAAGGGATTGGCTTGCCCATCCGCTCCCGGCCCTTCTTCTGTGGTGCCGGGAATCAGGGCTGCGGAATTGGGATGATTTCCTGTGGTATGAAGCCGTAGGACATGGTTGGTGCTTCTCCGGATGCAGGGGTACCACATTGCGGACCACCATAAAGGGGCGAGCACTTGGATTGGACTGGGCGCAGAAAGCACCAGTTCTTATCGCAATCGGAAGTATATTTTGGCGCTCGACGATAAAGTATGGTGAAAATGGATACCGTTTCGCTATCCTTGAAGTCGGTCATGTAAGTCAATTGATACACTTGGCCGCGGTATCTTTTGGGCTAGGAACCTGCCCCATTGGAGGATACAAAGAGCACGCGCTGAATTACTATCTTGGCCTCGACAGTGAGACAGAGTCGATTATTGCGGTAATCGCGATTGGTTATCCAGTTAGTAACCGCTAA
- a CDS encoding class I SAM-dependent methyltransferase, which yields MQGNPALIRLLLNEIRRQGAIPFARYMDLALHHPEHGYYAQGRPLIGREGDFLTAPSFHPAFGRTIWRQVREMLHILGFSPRRGLPARPARILEIGAGGGHLARDLLLAARSDGYGPGHLEYVIVDESSPLQERQRDLITAAWPEAPVRWVPRVEQAGPVHVVLMNELMSAFPVHRLVRRPARQAAPAASSPADTVLPAGRQAAAGATGGPAASSGGNGGANGSSPFGSGAGSDQAPDRWGPERSGDHRQPFEWRELYVTVQGGRFVQVEGPVSEPRAVAILREEGIEPQPGQIVDVNVGAGDMLRAIAGVLARRAFVITIDYGGPAEVVYSPQRPRGTVRGYYRQRLLDDPFARPGEQDITADLDFTYLQRLGRRLGLRDLGLLPQGAFLLNLGIEEEEALPLARRAWQGDLEADQALQRVYALYAPEGLGESFWVLVQARGFRWRAPRLQGVRVPWPEPKSLAELLALARDQR from the coding sequence GTGCAGGGCAACCCCGCATTGATCCGGCTGCTGCTAAACGAGATCCGGCGCCAGGGGGCGATTCCCTTCGCCCGCTACATGGACCTGGCCCTGCACCACCCGGAACACGGCTATTACGCCCAGGGCCGCCCGCTCATCGGCCGGGAAGGGGACTTCCTCACCGCCCCCTCCTTCCACCCGGCCTTCGGCCGCACCATCTGGCGCCAGGTCCGGGAGATGCTCCACATCCTTGGCTTTTCGCCCCGGCGGGGCCTGCCGGCCCGCCCCGCCCGCATCCTGGAGATCGGTGCCGGAGGCGGCCACCTGGCCCGCGACCTGCTGCTGGCGGCCCGGTCCGACGGCTACGGCCCCGGCCACTTGGAGTACGTGATCGTCGACGAGAGCAGCCCGCTGCAGGAGCGGCAGAGGGATCTCATCACCGCGGCCTGGCCCGAGGCGCCGGTCCGCTGGGTCCCCCGGGTCGAACAGGCCGGCCCGGTCCACGTGGTGCTGATGAACGAGCTGATGAGCGCCTTTCCCGTCCACCGCCTGGTGCGCAGGCCGGCGAGGCAGGCTGCCCCGGCCGCCTCTTCGCCTGCAGATACCGTGCTCCCAGCCGGCCGCCAAGCCGCGGCGGGCGCCACCGGCGGCCCAGCGGCCTCCAGCGGCGGCAACGGTGGTGCCAACGGCAGCTCACCGTTCGGGTCCGGTGCCGGAAGCGACCAGGCGCCGGACCGGTGGGGACCGGAACGCAGTGGTGATCACCGGCAGCCTTTCGAGTGGCGGGAGCTGTACGTCACGGTGCAGGGCGGCCGGTTCGTCCAGGTGGAAGGGCCGGTCAGCGAGCCCAGGGCCGTGGCCATCCTGCGGGAAGAGGGGATCGAGCCGCAGCCGGGCCAGATCGTCGACGTCAACGTGGGGGCGGGGGACATGCTGCGGGCCATTGCGGGCGTCCTGGCCCGGCGGGCTTTCGTCATCACCATCGACTACGGCGGCCCGGCGGAGGTGGTCTACAGCCCCCAGCGCCCCCGGGGCACCGTCCGTGGCTACTACCGCCAGCGACTGCTGGACGACCCTTTCGCCCGGCCTGGCGAGCAGGACATCACCGCCGACCTGGACTTCACCTACCTGCAGCGGTTGGGCCGGCGGCTGGGGCTGCGGGATCTGGGGCTGCTGCCCCAGGGGGCCTTCCTCCTGAACCTTGGCATTGAGGAAGAGGAGGCCCTGCCCCTGGCCCGGCGGGCCTGGCAGGGGGATCTGGAGGCCGACCAGGCGCTGCAGCGGGTCTACGCCCTGTACGCCCCGGAAGGACTGGGCGAGTCCTTCTGGGTGCTGGTCCAGGCCCGGGGCTTCCGCTGGCGGGCGCCCCGCCTGCAGGGGGTGCGGGTGCCGTGGCCGGAGCCGAAATCGCTGGCGGAACTGCTGGCTCTGGCGCGGGACCAGCGATAG